The DNA segment tgccacaactaaagaccccgcatgccacaacgaagatcttgtgtgctgcaactaagacccagtgcagccaaataaataaatattttttaaagttttctttattttttgtgtttgttttttatgtattatttgtgtgaaagtaTTATAAagctattacagtacagtactatatagccgattgtgttaggtGGGTACCTcagctaactttgttggacttatgaacggaactcgttcgtatgtaggggacttactgtattatcTCTGGTTTCCTTGGAGTCCATTCAGTTTATTGAAATAGATCCTTCTGGTGCATGCACAAATATTTCTTCATCCTTGGTTGCTGTGCAGTAAAAGGTTAACTGAACAGGCCTAGGATGTTCAAACCCTGCACAATCCAAAGAAAGGACTGGCCCTTGCCCACCTCCTAGGAAATAACCTCTGAGCCCTTGGAATGTCCTgcctgaaaagactgtctttgtaGACCTGGGGCCTCAGGCCACTCCGGATAGTTGATGATAACGATGTGATTTATGGCGGGGCTTTGGGTCACACTGGATCAGCTGGACCTCTGGAGGGGCTGCAATCTGAGAAATAATGTTGGCCACATGGACCCTCCATGCCTATGTGATGAAACCCCAGTAAAAACTCTAGACACCAAACTTtcagtgagcttccctggttggcaaaaCTTCACGAGTGTTGTCACACGTCATTGCTGGGAAAATTAAGCACTGCCCACCTGACTCCCCTGGAAGAGGACAACTGGAAGCCTGCACCTGGTCTCTTCCAGACTCTCCTCTGCACCTTTGACATTTGCTGATGTTATCTGTATCCATTAACTGTAAGGAACCATAACCAGGAGTACAacagcttttctgagttctgtgaatcCTCCTAAAAAATCATTGACTCAGAGGGTGGTCCTGTGGACCCCAACTCAGTGGTCTGCTCACATCTATGAGAGAGTCAGTTTGGTGACTTTGGTGCCCTGCAATATTGTCTGCAAGGAAGGGAAGCTACCTGTAGACTCCACAGAGTTAGGTGAGGCTTGTTGCTGGGCAGCAGGCAGACATGGAGGCTAAGAGTCCTCTAGATGGTCAAATCAGGCCAACATTTATTCTGTGGGTCCTGTAATGGATCATCACGTTTAACAGTAGATGACACAGTGCAAGACCCCCAATGGGGGTCTCAGTGAGGACTTGCTAATGTGCTTTCACGGGAGTCCTGGCTATGGGGCAGGTCCTTGGTCCTTCCTAGCGGAAGGAATGGGTAGAAAAGAGGGCAGCATGGGGGGCAGCCAGGTCCCCAGGGTCGCAGACAAGAAAGGGATCGTCTGGGTACACTGGCTCCTGGGCCATAACAAGGTACTTAGTTGGGGGACCGAGCTCCAGTAGAAGCTCAAAGCCGGGGCACTGTGACGTCCCAGGTTCCCAAATATCCCTTGGACCAGAGAGGTCAAGCTGAGGGAAGGGGGCGGCCAGGGTTCCCGTGGCTCCCTCTCCCCGAGGGGGCGCCCCAGCCGCGCCTTGGAGCTGGCGGAAGCAGAGGGGGCGCCAGGCGGCGGGAAGAAGAAGCCGTGGGCGCGCAGGTCAGGACGCTGCTGCTGGCGCAACTGTTGGTGCGGGTCGAAATCGCGAGGCAGGGTGAGCTGAGGCGGGGGCTGCCGGCGCAGCTAGGGGTGATGGGGGAAGGTGGGGCGCGTGGAGACCAAAGGGAGCTCACTTTCTCTCCTACCCGCAGCGTTGCGGGATAGGGACCTGTTGCTTCCAGGTAAGGCGTCCAGGGGACGCGCTTCCCTGCGCAGGGCACCTGAGCCGGAGCGCGAATGGCGACTCATCTTTTCCTCTTCCCGCCCCAGGTTTCTAGAACTCTTCTATGCTCGCATGTAACTGATGGGGCCCCcctgggtgtgggggaggggcgggcaccTGTGGACCACGTGGGGCAGGTCCCCAGCGTCCCCTTCTTCCTGGGCGGCAAGACCCCTGGACGCGCGGTTCCCCGGGGCGCCCCTTTTCTTCTCCCACTCGGTGGGTGAGGGTGGACGGGGTGGGCCTGCCTCCCGCAGCTCGGCCTGGTGTCCATTTGTCCATCCCAGGGCCATGTGGCCAACGGACTGTCCCGACACTCATAGTGTATGGAAAGGATGCAGGGCTTGGGCGCAGGGCAGCCTGCGCCTATGGGGCTCCCACTACTGCGGAGCAAGCCTGCTCAACCGCCGCTGGGTGCTCTCGGCCGCGCACTGCTTCCAAAAATGAGTCTGGGGGCGGGCGGCCCGCTGACCCCGGGCCCTGGGTCTGCACCAGGACCTGCGCGCATGCCCCACGTGGACACGGCCCTCGTGTGCTCCTGAGGCGCAGTCCCGGCTGCAGCCCGTAACGCACCCACGCGAGTCCCCCAGGGCGCTCCGGGAGGAAACGCTGTGCGGTTTCTACCAGAACGTTCTCCCAGAACTTTCCCACGCACatttgtcttgttcttttctttctcacgTCACTTGTCCCCAAATGGCACCACCAACCTCCACcttcctcaccccacctcccagcaGAGGTGACCCCTTCCCCCCCCGCCCGCCGGGGGGAGGAATGAGCTGAAGTAAGTGCTGGACACACAGCCTGGCCTGTGGTGACACTGGCCCCGGTAGCTGTTTTGAGCCCAGCCTGCTGTGGCGCCCATGCACCTGCTCGTTGCCTTTTGAGAAGGGTTCTTGGAGGTGACAGGTGGTTGAGTGACTGGCCAGATGAGCTGTTAGGGGAGGCACCCTCCTGCCAACACCCCCAAGTCCCCAGGTGTGGGACTTTGTTTGGGGCTGTCTGGGCTCTCCCCGTTTCTACCCTGGCCTCTTTGGTCGAAGGAAGACCTGCTAATGGTGCCTGGGGTGAGCCCCCGCAGCAGCTCGGGGGTCTCAGCTCAGGGAGCAGCCCCAGGTGTGCTCAGGTGGCCCACCCTGACAGCTCTCTCCTCCCCTGCCAGCAACAGAGATCCCTATGAATGGTCGGTCCAGTTTGGCGAGCTGTCTGTCACACCACCCATTTGGAGCCTGCGGGCCTACCTCCATCGTTACAGGGTGAAGAGTATTATTATATACCCCAAATCCAGGAATTATTTGCAGGACGACAGCTCCCTGCTGAAGCTGTCCTCCTCCGTCACCTTCAATAAGCACATCCAGCCCGTCTGTGTCCTGTCCTCCTCCTCTGAATTCAAGAACCGTGATGACTGCTGGGTGAATGGCTGGGGGGACATCCATGAGAAAAAGAGTGAGGTTGGGGACAGACGGGTTGGGAAGGGGAGTGTTATTCACCACGTCCTGTGCCAGCCACACCAGCTGCAGTGGCCCCCACCTTGGTCTGTGTGCCACTGTGCTTTGGCTTTGGCCCGCTGAGCAATCCCTCCTCACCTCCTTTCCACACCCCGCCCCCCCGTAGAGCAGGGCTTTCTGTACCCACACTCAGCTACCCCTCCCTTCCGAGTCTGTGAGCCAGAAACCAGAGAGGGAGGCCCCCCTGCACCGGCCCAGGCCACACCCCCAGCCTGCAGGGGTGTGCGAGGTTTTGGGGTGGACTTGTCAGAAAGGCATCAGGcattgtttgttttggggggttttttgaaGTATACTTCaaaaaccataaaattcatccttttaaagtatacaattcagggacttccctggtagtccagtggttaagactctttccactgcagggggtgtgggttcgatctctggtttgggaactaagatcccacaccccgtgtggtgcagccaaaaaaaaaaaggcatacaaTTCagacggttttttttttttagtatattcacagagtggttccatcaccactgtctaattacagaacattttcatcatctcaaaatgAAATCCCATGCTTATTAGCCATTACTCCTAATTCCCCGTTGTTCTAGGACCatagcccctggcagccactaatctgctttctgtgtctAATGGATTTACCTACTCTGGACGCTTCATATGAATACAGTTATACACTACGTGCTAGCTTctctcactaagcataatattttcaatgtTCATTCATGTTTTAGTGTGtgtcagtacttcactccttctTTCTTGTTAAGGTTTAACTCATATaacattaaccattttaaagtatataattcaatggCATTTAGAACATTCACAGTGCATAACCATCAACTCTATCAagatccaaaacattttcatcacgcCCAGAGGAAATCCCATAACCATTAAACAGTCACTCCCCAttaccccctccctccagcccttagCAGCCACCAACcaactttttgtctctatggatttacctgttctggacatttcatataaatggaatcatacactgtgTCACCTTttatgtttggcttctttcacttagcataatgttctcaagattcatccatattatagTATGTATGAaaacttcattctcttttatggctgaataatattccattgtatggatgcacaatttgtttatccattcctccattgatgccatttgtgttgtttccatcttttgggtATTTGTATTAGTATACAAATTTGTGCTTGAATAcctcttttcaattattttgtgaATGTATTTAGGAGTGCAATCCTGGATCACATGgtcattctatgtttaacttcttgaggaGCTGACAAACAGTGTTCCATAGCAGCTGCTCCATTTTACGTTCCTATCAACAGTGAGGGTTATCATTTCTCTCCATTCTCCTCAATAaaaaacttgttattttccaggtttttgtttgtttgtttgttttgttttgttttgttttggccatcctagtgggtgtgaagtggtatttcactgtggttttgatttgcatttctctaatgactagtgatgttgagcaacttttcatgtgctggttggccatttgtatatcttccttggagtaATGGCTATTTAAGTcccttacccttttttttttttttggtcacaccacgtggcttgtggaatcATAGTTCCCCAGCCTGGGATTGAaactgggccctcagcagtgagagcagagagtcctaaccactggacctccagggaattcccaacccaatttttaaaatttatttatttattattttctttttttttgcggtacgcgggcctctcactgttggggcccctcccattgctgagcacaggctgcggacgcgcaggctcagcggccatggctcacgggcctagccgctctgcagcatgtgggatcttcccggagcggggcacgaacccgtgtcccctgcatcggcaggcggactctcaaccactgtgccaccagggaagccccccaacccattttttttttttttttttttttgcggtatgcgggcctctcactgctgcggcctctcctgttgcggagcacaggctccggacgcgcaggctcagcggccatggctcacgggcctagccgctccgcggcatgtgggatcttccgagactggggcaggaacccgcgtcccctgcatcggcaggcggactttcaaccactgcgctaccagggaagccccccaacccatttttaaactgagttGTCTTTGTTGTGATGTTGTAAtcgtttttatatattctggatactagaccctttttagatatatgatttgcaaatatcttttcctattctgtggggtttttttttccttttttcttcttttttttttttaaactggctcCTGGGTCTCACTCCAtggatttaattggtctgggatgtGGCACAGACATTGGGATATTTTTAAGcgtcccaggtgattctaatatgtagcTAAGGGTAAGACCAGCTGGCCTAATGGGGTTCATGATGCTTAGCCAAGTGATGCCAGGAAAGAGGCAATAATCTCCAGGAAAAGGACGAAGAGCTAAAGGTTTGAAAGTTGAAATGAAGACCTAGCTGAAGTTCTGCAGAACAGGTAGGCTTTAGTGTCAGAAAGTTGTGTTTTGAATCCTCTTACTTAACTCTTCAGTTTCTTCGAAAGAGGCATCATAGCTCCTTCCTTCCGGGTTGTTCCATGTTGTCAGTCCCTGGTGTTGATGGGGGAAGAGCACTTCAGATGCAGGACTGAGCCAAGACTCGTGGACCACATCTCTTTTCACTTTCATGATAGTATCTATTGATgcacagaatattttaattttgatgaagttcagattattttttctctggcgcttttgcttttggtatcatgtctaagaaataattgccaaattcgaggtcatgaagatttaccctcATGTTTtcttgaagagttttatagttttagctgttatatgtatatctttgattcttttttttttttttttttttgcggtatgtgggcctctcactgttggggcctctcccgttgcggagcacaggctccggacgcgcaggctcagcggccatggctcacgggcccagccgctccgcggcatgtgggatcttccaggaccggggcgcgaacctgtgtcccctgcatcagcaggcagactctctaccactgcgccaccagggaggtcctctttgattcattttgagttgatctTTGTTTATGGTGCGAAGTAGtgggtccaacttcattttttgcatttggatatctagttgtcccagcaccatttgttaaagagactaTTCTCTACTCCACTGAATTATCTTGGCaccttgtcaaaaattagttgaccaaagaaaaatgggtttattttctagactctcaattctgttccgtTTGTCTGTATGTTTATCCATTTGCCAGGACCCCATTGTTTGATTCCTATAGCTTCCAAGtatgttttgaaattgggaagtgtgtattctccaactttgtttactttttcaaatattgGTTTTGTTATTTGGGGGTCTCTTGATAGTCCCTCTAAATGTTAGGATGAGCTTGTCAATTTCCACTAAAAAGGCCATTGGaatttggatagggattgcattgaatctgtggattgcttcgGGGGAGTATTATCATCTAAATAATATTAAGTCTCCAGTCCATAAACAGAagatatgtttccatttatttatgtcttctttaatttctttcagcaatgttttgtagttttttgtgTACAGGTCCTCAATTAAATTtaactatttcattctttttgatgctattgtaaaatgatatttcttttctaatatccTTTTGAAATCGTTCATtggtagtgtatagaaatataattgactttTGTGTCTTGATTTTAGATCCTGCaaatttgctgaattcatttattaattctagtcCTTCTTTGTGTactcttcattattttctatatataagatcatgtctcCTGTGAATAgacatagttttacttcttcctttccaacttggatgtgttttatttccttttcttgcctaattgctctgactagaacttccagtaAAATGTTAGATAGAAGTGGCAAAAACTGGCATCATTATCTTTTTCCTGTtcttagggggaaagctttcagtctttcacaattctgtagctgtgggtttttcacataTGATCTCTATCATGTTAAGGAAGTTCTCTCTATCCttagtttattgagtgtttttataATGAAAGTGTTGGATTTTCCTGCATCAATTAGGATAaccatgtggggttttttttctccttcattctatTACTATAGTCTGTAGTAtgttatattgattgatttttgtatgttgaacccaCCTTGCACTCTGGATAAATTTCACTCGGTCGTGGTGTAGaattcttttaatatgctgctgggttcagtttgctggtattttgttgagcatttttgcataatgttggtctgtagtttctttttttttttttttttttttgcggtacgcgggcctctcactgttgtggcctctcccactgcggagcacaggctccggacgcacaggcccagcggccatggctcacgggcccagccgctccacggcatgtgggatcttcccggacggggcacgaacccatcggcaggcggactctcaaccactgcgccaccagggaagccctatggtttctttttgtgtgtgataacTTGCTTGGGCTTTGGTGTCACAGTAATGCCAGTCTCatggaatgagttaggaagtgttccttcctcttctgttttttggaagaatgattgatgttaatttcttcctatgtttgatagaagtcaccaTTTAAGCCATCTGGCCCAAGGCTTTTCTTCATTGGGAGGTTTCTGACTAGTGACTAAATCTTTTTACTTGTTAtgtgtctgttcagattttctatttcttcttgagtctgtTTTAGTATTTTGTGTGTTCctgggaatttgtccatttcctctaggttatctaatttgttggaatacagttgttcataatattcactTATagtccttaatttttctttaaggtCAGTAATAATGTCCCCACTTtcattgtcaattttgttgatctttcaaagaaccaacttttggttttgttgattttcgctattgtttttctgttccctagtttgatttttttccattcctctctttattatttccttccttcttctacctttgggtttaatttgctctttttttttctagttccttaagttagattgttgatttgagatttttctcctttattaacATAGGCATTtccagctataaatttccttgtgagaattgcttttgctgcaaccaataagttttggtatgttgtgtttttatttccattcatctcaaaatactttctaattttccttgtgatttcttctttgacccattggttagaagtatgttgtttaatttccacatatttgtgaatttttcagttttccttctgttattgatttctagcctCAATCCACTGTTTTCTATGATGTCAATCTTTTCTAATTTATTGCAACTTATTTTGTGGCCTGACATGtcatctatcttggagaatgttttgCATCCACTtgaaaggaatgtgtattctgcttttgtttgggTGGAttgttctgtatatgtcttttAGGTCTAGCTGCTTTATAATgctattcaagtcctctgttaTCTTACTGATCTTCTCtctggttgttctatccattaatAAAAGTGGGgcattgaagtctccaactgttCTCATAGAACTGTGTATTTCTCCCACCAGTTACATcaattttgcttcatgtattttgggacTCAGTTGTTAGATGTgtagatatttataattattatacctTGAGGATTTACCACTTTTGTCAacatataatgtccttctttgactctttttaaaaatatttatttagtttttttaaatttattttggctgcactgggtcttagttgcagcatgcaggatattCATTGCGTCATGCGGGAtacttagttgcggcatgtgggatttcttagttgtggcatgcagacttctaaGTTGCGACATGCAGACTCttaagttgcagcatgcatgtgggatctagttccctgaccagggatcaaacccaggcaccctgcattgggagcacagagttttacctgctggaccaccagggaagtcccccttctttGACTCTTGTAACACGTTTTGACTGAAAATCCATTTTGTCTGACATTAGTATAGCAACCTCAGCTctttttggttactatttgcatggaatgtctttttccaacCTTTCACTTTAAACCTATATTTACCTTTGGATCTAAAAttattgtcgggcttccctggtggtgcagtggttaagaatctgcctgccaatgcacggaacacaggtttgagccctggtttgggaagatcccacatgccgcggagcaactaagcccatgcgccacgactactgagcctgcactctagagcccacgagccacaactgctgagcccatgtgccacaactactgaagactgtgcacctagagcctgtgctctgcagcaagataaaccacgcaatgagaagcctgtgcaccacaacagagtggcccccgcttgccacaactagagaaagcttgcatgcaacaacgaagacccaacgcagccaaaaataataaataaataaattttaaaaaatacaaaaattaaaatataataaaattattgtctTGTAGACAGGATATAGTTGGATCtctgtttttaatccattctgccaatctcttccttttaattggagtgtttattggttacattaaaattaattactgATAGGGAAGGATTTACTTCTACCATTattcaatttgttttctatattttgtcGGATGTGGAAGATATAGATATCTTATATCTAtatcatatctatatctatacctaagtcatatcttttttgttccttatttcctcctttttgtgtttaattgatttttattagtGTACTGTATTGATTTCCTTCTTATTTCctgttctgtatattttttagttattttctcaGCAGTTTCCCTGGAGATTACAGTTAATAACTTAAACTTATACCAgtctattttgaattaatatcAACTTAGGTTCAATAGCATACAAAAGTTCTGTTCCTATACAACTCTATTCTTCTCAAGTTGTTATTGTCACAGtttacatctttatatattgtgtaaccatatctttatatattgtgtAAGCAATCTCTGTGTAACAGAGATTTACAATTATTGTCTTTTAAattgcatttgtcttttaaattgtaTAGCAAAAAAAGTATGAACCAAAACTATAATAATACTGGCTTGTATGTTTACCTGTGTAGTTACGTTTACCAgtgttctctatttcttcctatgGGTATAAGTTACTGGCTACTGCCCTTTCATTTCATCCTGAAGGGCTCCCTTTTCCATTTCTTGTAGGGCAGGCCTACTAATGATGAACACTCTCAGCATTTGCTTATCTGGGAATATCTTAatcttgccttcattttttttgaaGGATAGCTTTGTCTGAtctagaattcttggttgactgTTTTAGTCTCTTAGCACTTTACATATGTCATTGCACTGCCTTTTGGCCTCCAGGGTGTCTGAAAAGAATGTGGCTGTCAATCTTGTTGAAGATCCCCTATACTTGATGTGTAGCTTCTCTCTCGCTGTTTACAAGATTCTCCTTTTGTCTTtgcattttgatattttgatgAAAATGTATCTCAGTGTGgatctccttgtgtttatcctacttggaattTGTTCACCTTCCTGAATGTGTAGTTTCAtagctttcatcaaatttgggaaaactTCAGCCTGGATCCTGCAGCTATACTAATTATAAACAGGCTCAGCTGCATCAGCCCCTCCCCCTGTGTATGCTTCAGCCATGGTCTCTCCCCACTGGCTCAGGCAGGGCCTGTCATCTGCAGGCTACAGAGAGGGAAACCAAGCCTCAGGGAGGTGCTGTGACAGCCTGTCCATCCATTGGGTCCTTCTGTGATATTGTTCATCACCCACCACATACTGGGTGCTGGACTAGAGCAGAGGAATCAAGAGCAATGTCCCAGGTACTGTGGATACTCCAGGAAGTCCACTCCCCTTCATACCCCCTTTCCCCAGATGGCAGAGGAGAGGCTAAGGttgttgtctttctctctcccaccctcaacCCCTGGCAGATCTGCCACCTCCCTACGATCTTCAGGAAGTGCAAGTCTCCATCATAAACAAATCCAGGTGTTCCTACCTGTTCCATCAGCCTGATTACAGCAGTCACAGCAGTAATAATATGATTTGTCCTGGCTCTGAGGATGGCAACACTGACGCCTGCAAAGTGAGTACCCCTGCCCCAATGAGGGCCATACTGAAACTGGGTACCACCCCTCCCAATCTTGGGCCTGAGAGCAACCACCTTGACCCCCTACCAATCCACCCTTAGAGTTCATTCATGAGAAAATCATTGTAGACCTCATTTATCCAGCCTATAAAACAAGCTTCCTGTTTTACATTAATTGTACCTCCTTTGATCCTATGTGAAATTGAGTGGATAGACTATTGCCCCCCTttgcagatgcagaaactgaagtTTTTTTGCTTCCAGGGGGAGGAGTGGGATTTGCAGCCAATCTGCCCAGCTCCACAGCCCCTCCTGCTCTACCAGCCTCTCCACTGGCCCCTCCTGCCCCATCCCAGGTCTTGCTCACCCACACTGCTTTCCAGGGTGACCCAGGCAGACCCTTGGTCTGTGAAAAGAATGGGCCGTGGATTCAGATTGGAATTGTGAGCTGGGGAGTGGGCTGTGGTAGGCGCAACCAGGCCGGCATCTATACCAATGTCAGTAGTTACTTCAACTGGATCCAGATGCTGGTGGGCCACAGCACACCCAGGCCAGACCCCTCTCAGTTGCTGCTGCCCCTCGCTCTGCTCTGGGCTCCCTGACTCCTGTAGCTGGCCTGTGCACACCTAAGCCCATGAAGGTGCAGTAGTTACTGCAGCTCCAGACATATTCACCAAGGGCTGGGGGCACGCCAGTGGCAGGACTGCCTGCTGAACCAGGCCCAGTCCCCTTCTGTCCCCTTTGCTAATAAACGTGTGTATGTTCACATTGATGCCTTGCACCACGTTCTATGGCCCTGGGTGGATTCCTGGATACCCTCACAGTTACCCATGTCCCATCCACTCGAAGACCACTCCTTAACTCCTAAACCATCGTCACCCATCTGTGCTATACGGGTTTTGGTTGCAAACAACAGAACCCTCTCAGGTTAGTTCAATCAGAAAGATAATttacagggatttccctggtggtctggtggttaagactctgtgctcccaatataggggcccaggttcaatccctggtcagggaactagaacactcatgctgcagctaaagatatcctgcaacaaagatcccgtgtgctgcaactaagacctggcgcagccaaataaatattttaaaaaaagaaag comes from the Delphinus delphis chromosome 15, mDelDel1.2, whole genome shotgun sequence genome and includes:
- the LOC132437660 gene encoding serine protease 41-like; the protein is MWPTDCPDTHSVWKGCRAWAQGSLRLWGSHYCGASLLNRRWVLSAAHCFQKHIYPYEWSVQFGELSVTPPIWSLRAYLHRYRVKSIIIYPKSRNYLQDDSSLLKLSSSVTFNKHIQPVCVLSSSSEFKNRDDCWVNGWGDIHEKKNLPPPYDLQEVQVSIINKSRCSYLFHQPDYSSHSSNNMICPGSEDGNTDACKGDPGRPLVCEKNGPWIQIGIVSWGVGCGRRNQAGIYTNVSSYFNWIQMLVGHSTPRPDPSQLLLPLALLWAP